From the genome of Chionomys nivalis chromosome 19, mChiNiv1.1, whole genome shotgun sequence, one region includes:
- the Il17f gene encoding interleukin-17F — MKSPRETAVVKSLLLLILGLAILREVTAQKKRIARALVPQRVGNCPPLEDNSVRVDLRIFNQNKGVSVSHDFQNRSTSPWDYNITRDPHRFPSEIAEAQCRYSGCINAQGQEDSSMNSVAIQQEILVLRREPQGCPNSFRLEKMRVKVGCTCVKPIVRRAA; from the exons ATGAAGAGCCCACGCGAGACAGCTGTG GTCAAGTCCCTGCTGCTGTTGATATTGGGGCTTGCCATCCTGAGGGAGGTAACAGCTCAGAAGAAACGCATAGCAAGGGCTCTTGTCCCCCAGAGGGTTGGGAACTGCCCTCCTCTGGAGGATAACAGTGTGAGAGTTGACCTCCGCATCTTCAATCAAAACAAGGGTGTTTCTGTCTCGCATGACTTCCAGAACCGCTCCACCTCCCCGTGGGATTACAA catcACCCGAGACCCCCACCGGTTCCCCTCGGAGATTGCTGAAGCCCAGTGCAGATATTCAGGCTGCATCAATGCGCAGGGGCAGGAAGACAGCTCCATGAACTCCGTCGCCATCCAGCAAGAGATCCTGGTCCTCCGGAGGGAGCCCCAGGGCTGTCCTAATTCCTTCCGGCTGGAGAAGATGCGGGTGAAGGTCGGCTGCACCTGCGTCAAGCCCATAGTCCGCCGCGCAGCCTGA